From the Oikeobacillus pervagus genome, the window CGAATTGTGGAGAAATTTGAGGCAGATGGGAAAGGGGTCATGATTGAAATCGGGAAGGACGAAAAGGTAGAGGCGATGAACTCAGGACTTGTGATTTTCGCTGGCAAAAAGAAAGACCTTGGAAATACGGTTATTATTCAGCACCCGGATAAAACAGAAACATGGTATGGGCATTTACAATCGATAGCGGTTCATCAATATGATCGTGTAGAAGCGGGGAAAACAGTTGGATCAGTGAAGGAACGCGAGGAAGGGCAAACTGGTGAATTTTATTTTGCAATGAAAAAGGGGGATGATTTCATCGATCCCATACAGGTGATTACATTTGAGTAAATTCCTGCTTCTATTATCCAAAGTGCATATTCACCCCCTTCTTTGGATTGTAATGGCAATCGCCATCTTTACTGGTTATTTCACAGAATTATGGATGGTGCTTTTCATTGTGGTCATTCACGAATTAGGCCATTCTTTTGCTGCTCAGTATTTCTCTTGGAGGGTTCGAAAAATTTCTTTTCTGCCATTTGGCGGTGTTGCAGAGATGGATGAACACGGGAATCGCCCATTGAAGGAAGAATTTATCGTCATTTTAGCTGGTCCACTTCAGCATGTCTGGATGGCGATCGCTGCCCTTCTTCTTGAACGATTTGGATTTTTTCCGGGAATTCAATATGATGTTTTTTTGCAATATAATTGGATGATATTATTGTTTAATCTTCTTCCCATCTGGCCATTAGATGGGGGGAAACTATTGATGCTTGTTCTCTGTAGAAATCATACATTTTTACATGCGTTGAAATGGTCGATTTTATCTTCATTGATTCTGTTATCTTCGATTAGTTTGCTGACGATTCTTATTTCGCCAACTCATCTTCATCTATGGTTTGTCATGCTCTATTTATATGTGTCTCTATGGAAAGAATGGAAACAGCGTCATTTTGTGTTTATGAGATTTTTATTGGAACGTTATTACGGAAAAAAATCAGCCGTGGTTCAACTGGTCCCTTTACATGTATCGGTTGACTCTACATTACCTGTCATTTTAGAGCAATTTCAAAGGGGAGTGAAGCATCCGATCATCGTATTTCAAAATGGGGAGGAAAAAGGACAGCTTGATGAAAATGAAGTATTACATGCCTTTTTTACTGAAAAACAAACAACGGCGAAAATTAATGATTTGCTGTACTTATATTAGGATCTTTTTGATAAGGATGTCGATTAAATGTCCCGTACATTTAAGACATCCTCTTTGTGTTTTCGATTGTGCCTTTTGATTCAGAATGATTAAATAGTAGTAATGCGTTTTGTAGAGTTCTAAAAATAACAAAGTATGCGAAATTGTTAAATAGAAAGAGAAGTGGCTTTAAATGAATCAGCTTGTGATTAGTACAAAGGGTCGTGAAAAGCGGCTTGCTGTTTATAAAAACCAAGAATTAGAACAGCTTCACGTATTCCAACCTGGGCAATCATCACTTGTTGGGAATATTTATTATGGAATTGTGACGAAAGTGGAGGCAGGTATGAATGCTTGCTTTGTTCAGATTGGCACAGAAAAAAATGGTTATTTACACCGAGATCAATTTCCAAATCACCAACATCAGCCGATCCAAAAGCTTGTGCATCAAGGACAAAAAATCATTGTACAAGTTAAAAAAGATGGAACGGGTTCCAAAGGTCCAAGATTAACGGCCATTATTGAATGGTCTGGAGAGTTACTCATCTATATGCCTAAAGGAAGATATGTCGCTACCTCCAAAAAAGTCTCAAACCAAGAGAAAAGAGAAAAATGGAAACGATGGGGAGAAAAGAATAAACGTGAGGAAGAAGGCGTTTTGTTGAGAACGGCTGCATTTTCCAAAACGAAAGAAATGATTTTAAATGAGTGGAATGCCTTAAGAAATAAACAAGAACAGCTAGAAAAACAGACACAGCATGTAAAGGCCCCAAAGCTTCTTTATGAAAAGAATGATTTTTTTGAGGAAATCATCTTGCAATTACATCATTTAGAATCAGGGGTGTTGGTAACCGATGATCGCACACTTGTCCAAAAATTATCTGAGGAGGAAAAAGTAGATTTTTCCCTATGGACTATAGACTACCATTATTCTTCCAGCGACCTTTCTTTCGATCATCAATTAGATATTGAAATTGAAAAAGCGCTGAAGACAATTGTATGGCTTCCGAGCGGTGGGTTTATCGTCATCGAACCGACAGAAGCGATGACGGTGATTGATGTGAATACTGGAAAGTTTACGGGGAAAACTCTTCAGGAGGAAACGATTGTTCAAACGAACTTGCAAGCAGCGAAAGAATTGACTCGACAAATGCAATTACGTGACCTGTCTGGAATGATTATCGTAGATTTTATTGATATGAAAAACGAAGAACACCGGAAAAAAGTGAAGCAAGTGGTGGAGCAACAAATAAAGAAGGATGTAAAACATGCCAAAGTACATGAAATGACTTCACTGGGACTCTTACAAATTACTCGAAAGAAAACGAAAAAGTCATTAACTGAAACGATTACATCTCCATGTCCTGCTTGTTTAGGGAAAGGACGCGTAAAAAGTGCGGAAACGATTGCTTTTCAGTTAGAACGGAAAATTTTGGAGTTTGCGCTTGATGACCATGAAGCCATTTTACTTGAAATGACCGAGGATGTTCATGATATTTTTGTGGGGGAACAATCCCGTGATCTTTCTCATTTGGAAACGCTTATAAAGAAAACATTATTTTATCGTACGAGTCAATCTGCTATTCCTTATGGCGAAATTCTTCGTTTTGGTACGAAAAATGAATTAAAGGAGATTGGAAAACGTCTGTGAAAGTAGTTGACAGTCTCAGCCTGAAAATGATAATATTTTAATGTTATTGTTTGTAGCACCCGTGCTACAACCGCTCATGAAGGGTTTACAAGATTTTGCCTTGTGCAAAACACCTGAAAATGGCGAGTCTGAGTTATTAAGGAGGTGCAGAAGGAATGTACGCAATTATTGAAACTGGCGGTAAACAAGTAAAAGTTGAAGAAGGTCAAACAATCTACATCGAAAAGGTAAATGCTGCAGAAGGTGATACTGTAACATTTGACCAAGTATTATTTGTAGGTGGCGACAATGTTCAAGTAGGAAGCCCAATCGTAGAAGGCGCTACTGTAACAGCAAAAGTTGAAAAACAAGGTCGCGCAAAAAAATTGGTTGTATTCAAATACAAACCTAAAAAGAACTATCGACGTAAACAAGGTCATCGTCAACCATATACGAAAGTTGTTATTGAAAAAATCAACGCGTAAGGCGATGAATGTATGATTAAAGTTCTGATACAAAAAGATTCTTCTGGCAAAATTCGTTCATTTACAATGGATGGACATGCCAATTTTTCAAAGCATGGAAAAGACATCGTTTGTGCAGGAGCATCTGCCGTATCATTTGGGACATTGAATGCCATCATGTCCATTACAAAGGTGGAGCCAATCATTGAGCAAGGTGATGATGGTGGTTATATCAAATGTGTATTTCCAAATGATCTTCCTGAAAGTGTAGAGGAACAAGTTCAACTGCTTCTTGAAGGAATGATTGTCTCATTGCAAACGATTGAACGTGATTACGGAAAATATATAAAAATTACCTTTCAATAGGAGGTGGAATGAATGTTAAGATTAGATCTTCAATTCTTCGCTTCTAAAAAGGGTGTTGGTTCAACAAAAAACGGACGTGACTCAATCGCGAAACGCCTTGGTGCTAAACGTGCAGATGGTCAATTCGTTACAGGCGGATCCATTCTTTACCGTCAACGTGGAACTAAGATTTATCCAGGAGAAAATGTTGGCCGCGGTGGAGATGACACTCTTTTTGCTAAAACTGACGGAATCGTTCGTTTTGAACGCATGGGTCGTGACAAAAAGAAAGTTAGCGTATATCCTGTAGCACAAGAAGCTTAATGGATTCAGAGAAAAGCCCTAACCAAATGGATGGTTAGGGCTTTTCAATATTCTTTAAGAATGGTACCGAAAGACTTTTCAGACCATCGGAGACCATAAGCGCGAAAATCACAGGGATACGAAAAATGAGCAAAATCTCTAAATGGCTTCTTGCTTATGGATGTATAAGCTGACAATCGGGGAAATCTATCATAATATGCGTGCTCATTTAGATGATTTTCTGTTATACTACATAATAAGTCATTTACATAATAGTAACGGTTCTTTTTTTCGAGAGGCTGTATTAAAGCCAATATCGATTTAATGTTGATTGGAGCTGAAGGCACGAAGACTCCTGCGGGACGATGGGGCAGGGGAGACCCAAGCAGCGCTAAAGCACTGGGGAGGCTCGCAGTACTGCCTATGGAGACGAGCCTGAAGTGAAAATGAACAGATCCTTTCAAGAAAATTCATCATATAGGAAGATTGGACGACGGGAAAATTAAAATGTAGAGATACGGGAGTGCCAAAATGAAAAATGATTGGACGATCATACAATTGATGCAGCAAACGCGCCATGACTGGATGAATAAAATCCAGCTTATTAAAGGAAATATTGACTTGAACCGGATAGACCGTGTAAAAGATATTATTGATGATATTATTCTAGAAGCACGGCAAGAGTCTAAATTAACGAATTTAAAAATGCCACGCTTTGCACAATTGTTATTAACTTATAATTGGACAAACTCTTTCCTTCGGTTAGAATATGAGATTATTGATGAAGATTTGGAATTGCATGTTGATGATGAGCAATTAACCGATTGGTGTGAAGCTTTCTTATACAAACTAGAAATTAGTTTACAGCCATATGGGGAGAATCACCTTTATATTTCACTTGAAAAATCATTAAACGATCATGTTCGTTTCTTTTTTGATTTTGGTGGAATAATAAAGGATAAGGATGCTATGATTGAATGGCTACAATTAGCAGAGAAAGAACAGATGGTTCATAAAATAAATATTTTACATCTTTCTGAGAGGGAATTTTCCTTTGAATTGCTTTTACATAATGCCAAAAAATAGTTTGGAAATAGATCTACATGACCAAGAGTAAGAATAGACCCAAAATTGTTTTTTAAAACTTTTGTGCATTTCATTATCAGGAGGTTCTATATGTTTGTTGATCAAGTGAAAATTTATATAAAGGGCGGTGACGGCGGAAATGGGATGGTGGCATTCCGTCGTGAGAAATATGTGCCAAAAGGCGGCCCAGCTGGAGGCGATGGTGGAAAAGGTGCCGATGTGATTTTTGAAGTAGACGAAGGACTAAGAACTTTAATGGATTTTCGTTATCAGCGGCACTTCAAGGCCCCTCGCGGTGAACATGGGATGAGTAAAAATCAGCATGGGAAAAATGCTGCGGATATGATTGTAAAAGTCCCACCAGGCACTGTCGTGAGAGATGAAGATACTGGTGAATTAATTGCCGACTTAACGTCTCATGGTCAAATGGCCGTTGTTGCCAAAGGAGGACGAGGTGGACGTGGAAATTCACGATTTGCCACTCCTGCCAATCCGGCCCCAGAGCTATGTGAAAACGGTGAACCAGGACAGGAACGTTATGTCATTTTAGAGTTGAAACTTTTGGCTGATGTTGGGTTAGTTGGTTTTCCAAGTGTTGGAAAATCGACGTTATTATCTGTCGTTTCCTCTGCCAAACCGAAGATTGCAGAATATCATTTTACAACGATTGTTCCAAACTTAGGAATGGTTGAAACAGAGGATGGACGAAGCTTCGTTATGGCCGATCTGCCCGGATTAATTGAGGGGGCCCATGCAGGAGTTGGATTAGGTCATCAATTTTTACGCCATATTGAAAGAACAAGAGTCATCGTTCATGTTATAGATATGTCCGGGATGGAAGGGCGCGACCCTTATGAGGATTATGTGACAATCAATAATGAATTAAAGGAATATAATTTGCGTTTAACAGAAAGACCGCAATTAATCGTGGCTAATAAAATGGACATTCCAGGGGCAGAAGAAAACTTAAAGGATTTTAAAGAAAAGCTGCCTGAAGACGTTAGAATCTTCCCGATTTCCGCTATTACGAAGAAAGGTCTAAGAGAATTGTTGTTTGCCATCGCCGATCAATTGGAAAAAACAGCAGAATTCCCTCTTAGTGAATCGGAGGAAGAACAAGTCACTGAACGAGTCCTCTATAAACATGAAGAGTCTACTCAAGAATTTATCATTACAAGAGAATCAGATGGTACATTCGTTGTAAGTGGTGAGAAGATTGAGCGATTGTTTAAGATGACAGATTTCACCCGTGATGAAACAGTAAAAAGATTTGCACGCCAGTTGCGTTCTATGGGAGTAGATGAGGCACTAAGACAGCGGGGAGCCCGTAACGGAGATACCGTGAAATTATTAGAATATGAATTTGAATTTGTGGACTAAGCAAAGAAACAGAAAAACATATTCTTTGCTGATAAAAGTTTCACTCGTGTGAAATGGAGGAACTGCAAGTGGGGAATAAAGAACTCGATCAAAAGTTTTATCTTGTGAGGGAAGATGTGTTACCCGAAGCAATGAAAAAGACTTTAGAAGCAAAGGAGCTAATCGAACGAGGGAAAGCTCAATCTGTTTTTGAAGCGGTACAAAAAGTTGATTTAAGCAGAAGTGCCTTTTATAAATATCGAGATACTGTTTTTCCTTTTCATACCATCGTGAAAGAAAAAATTATTTCATTGTTTTTTTATTTAGAGGATCGATCTGGTACATTATCAGAATTATTAGCGCTTGTTGCTCAATACCACTGTAATATTTTGACGATTCATCAAACGATTCCGCTTCAGGGACGGGCAAATGTGACTCTTTCCCTAAACGTAACCGATATGAGTATTGATTTAGAGGAATTATTGTCAAGATTAAGACGCTTAGAATTTGTAGATAAAGTCGATGTACTAGGTTCCGGTGCATAACACCGGGCCTCGCTTTTAGACTTGAATTTTCGTAATATTCCAAATGAGGAGAGGAATCAAATTGACTATAGCTTTCTTGGGACCTGCGGCTACCTTCACTGATTTAGCTGTAAGAAAAGCATTTCCAACAGAAGATAGAACACCTTGCTTAACGATTCCTAGATGTATGGATTTAGTAGTAGCTGGGGAAGTAGATTTAGCGGTCGTTCCTTTAGAAAATGCCCTAGAGGGGACCGTGAATTTAACGATTGATTATTTATATCATGAGGCAAATCTAACGATCATTGGGGAAATAATCGCTCCGATTCAGCAGCATTTAATGGTACATCCAGACCATGCCAAGCGTTGGAAAGAGGTAGAAAAGATTTTGTCACACCCTCATGCGATTGCCCAATGTCATAAATTTTTACATAATCAATTTCCACACACACGGTGTGAACAATCAACATCTACGGCAGCGGCAGCCCAATTCATAAGTGAGCATCCCGAATATCGATATGCTGCAATTGGAAATGCTCTATCTGCTGAAAGTTATCAATTGGTCATTGCGAAGGAAAACATCCATGATTATACTTTCAACCATACTCGTTTTATCATTTTATCGAAGGGAGAAAATCGCCAAATCGATTTGCCCTTGAAAAAAACTCAAGATAAAACAACGATTATGGTCACATTACCTACGGATAATCCTGGGGCTCTTCATCAAGTTTTATCTGCCTTTGCATGGAGACATATTAACTTAAGTAAAATTGAATCTAGACCATTGAAAACAGGCTTAGGAAATTATTTCTTTATTATTGATATAGGTCAAAAAATGGATGAGGTCCTTTTGCCTAGTGCCTTCAAAGAAATGGAAGCACTTGGTTGCAAAGTGACAGTGATTGGAAGCTATTCATCTTATCTAATTTAAAAATAGCAATATACAATAAAAAAGCTGATCAGAAAGAACAGCTTTTTTATTGTTAGAATTGATGTTTGATCATTCAAACTCTTCAAATAAATAACCATTTTCATGCAAGGCATGCACAGCCTCGTCTAATGTAACGCGATCTTTTGCACATAAAGTGTGTAGGTGTACGCCATTTGTCAGTTGGGATAAAAAGGACGCTTTTGTTTCGCGTACTTTTTGCATAAATTGATCTACTTCTTTTCGATTGGATACCATGATAGATGCAGTTAAGTCTCCGTAAATTGGATGTTCAACCCGGACATCCTTCACCATTACTCCTTGATCAACGAGTAGATTTAACTCATTTTCTGTTTCTTCAGGCGAGTGTATACAAGCGACTGTCCGTTCAATAATCGTTTCTTGTGGAGAAGAGGATAAATAAAAATACCCCTGACTCGTAGCGATGATCGGTTCATTTCGCGCTTTTAATAATGTGATATCGTTCACAATTACTTGTCGACTAACATTCGTTTTTTTAGAAAATTCACTTCCCGTAATGGGATGGTGACTTTTTTTTAATAGTTTTAGGATAAAGTCTCTTCTTTCTTCCCCTAATACTTTTTTCCCTGGAGCCATATGGATCCCTCCATTTTACTTATCATTATTCTAACATATCCCCAGTGAATTCAAAAGTTAAGACTGCCCAATTTCTTTAATGAGCTGCCCAAGAGTGAGGATCTCTTCCTTCGTTGTCATTTTTCCAAAAGAAATGCGGAAAAATCGTTTGGCCACTTCGATAGGGTATCCCATCGCTTGGATGGCTTTCGTCTCCCCTTCATGTTTAGCTTGGCAAGCACTTCCTGTCGAAATGGCAAATCCGTGTCGATTGCATTCTAACATCACCAATTGGCCTTCCATTTGGTTCAAAGCTACTCCCACAATAGTTGGCAATTGACTTCTGTCGTCTCCTTCAAAAAAACTCGCTTCATTCCCAATAGCAGTTTTCAATAATGTCCGAAGCTCCCACTCCATTTCTAAATGGTTATCGGTCTTTGCCATCTGTTCAGCTGCACTGATGAAAGAGGCAATTCCAGGAACATTCAACGTTCCACCACGGAAACCATCTTCATGAGTAAGAAGTGGAAAAACAGCCTCCCACTTACAAGCTGGGTCGATATAAACCGCTCCCACTCCTTTTGGTCCATATATTTTATGCGAAGAAATCGTTAAGCTGTCAACGTATGGTGTGATTGTCTTTAAATCCAATTTTCCAAAAGATTGTACACAATCAGTATGAAAAAGAATCCCTTTATTTTCGGTCATTTTCGCAATGTCTTGAATGGGCTGAATCGTCCCAATTTCGGAATTCACATGTTGAATTGTGATGAGAATGGTATCTTTGCGAATACTTGATTCTAACTGTTGAAGATCAATTTGGCCATTCTTGAGAAAAGGAATTTTCGTTATTTCAAACCCTTCTTTTTCTAAAAAGGCGAGGGCAGAGTGAACAGACGTATGTTCCGCCATAGAGCTGATAATATGCATTCCCCGTTGTTTTGCCCCTCTTGCCATAGAAATGATGGAAAGTACATTTCCTTCTGTGCCTCCAGAAGTAAAATAAATTCCTTTTGCGTCGACTCCTAATATTTCCCCTAATGTTTCTTTGCATTGTTCTACTACGAAAAGGGCATTTGTTCCACAATCATGTAAACTAGAACTATTTCCAAAAAAGTGCAAAGATGCTTCCTTATAAACACGCAATGCTTCTTCATCGATCGGTGTTGTCGCAGCATAATCGAAATACTTCATTTTGATCACTCCTATAGGTGGAAGTCTGTAATGTTATTCAAATAGTGAAGGAGATCTTCTGACTTTTTCTAGAAGGCATGAGCATAGTTTCCCATTTAGACTATTATAAAAAGCTGATTCATAAAAAAATGCTTGTATTCAGTTTAAATTTATGTAAATATATGTGTCAAGACACCTGTTAACTCAGGAGGGAGAAAAATGTGTAAAACTATAACAAATGTCATCATTATTGGCAGTGGAATTTCTGCGTTACAACTTTCTAAGTATATTAGTGAGCCATTGAATGTGATTATTATCACAAAGTTAGCTACAACGGTTAGTAATTCATATAAAGCACAAGGTGGAATTGCATCTGTTCTTTCTGAAAAAGACCAATTTACCTTTCATATTCAAGATACTTTAACTGCAGGAAGATTTCATCAATCCGAAGAGGCGGTGAATCGTTTAGTTCAGGAAGGCTCAGCGATTGTAAAAGGTTTAGTTCAGGAAGGTTTACCAGTCGATCGAGATTCAGACGGTCATATTGATTTAGGTTTAGAAGGGGCCCATAGTCAGAAGCGAATTGTTCATTGTGGTGGAGACGCAACTGGAAAGCATGTGGTGGACTATTTATTAGAGACCATCCATGATCGTGTGACCATTATGGAACATGAATTTGCTTATGAACTTTTATTAACAGAGGATCGCTCACAAGTCATTGGCGTCAAAACGAAAAACGAACAAGGGGAAATAAAAGAATATTTCGCCCAACATATTGTGCTCGCATCCGGCGGAATGGGAGGATTATATCCATATACTTCGAATCAATCGGTAATATTCGGAGACGGTATTGCAATGGCCTACCGTGCGGGGGCTGAATTGACAGATTTAGAATTTATTCAATTCCATCCAACATTGCTGTACGTCAATGGGGAGACAAAGGGCCTTGTTTCCGAAGCTGTCCGGGGTGAAGGTGGAATTCTAGTCGACGAGGATGGAAAAAGGATCATGGAGAATGTGCATCCATTGAAGGATTTAGCGCCAAGACATGTGACGGCTTTTGAAATTTATAAAACGCGAAATCAAGGAAAAAATGTATTTTTAAATATAACAGACATTGACCATTTTTCAAGTAAATTTCCGACGATCACGAAGCTGTGTGAGGAAAATGGGATTTCCATTGAAAAAGGACTGATCCCTGTAACCCCTGGAAGCCATTTTTTAATGGGGGGGATATTGATTGATGCCTTTGGTAGAACCTCTTTAAAAGGGCTTTACGCTATTGGCGAAACAGCGTGTAGTGGTGTTCACGGGGCCAATCGATTAGCGAGTAATTCTTTATTAGAAGGACTTGTATTTGGAAAAAGAACAGCCGAGTTTATCAATCATGCTCCTATTGAAACATTTCCTGAATCGACTGTTTTCTCTTATCAATCTGCCATTCATCAAGATGAGGTTGAAGATCTATCTAAAACAGAATTACAACAATCGATGATGGAACATCTTTTTGTTGTCCGTGATGAACAGTCAATACAAGAGCAGATTGATTGGCTGCGTTCACATCATGTTGAGTCATTTTTTCAAAGATCATTGGAACAGCTTTCGATAGATAAAATCCAATTAGTATTTATGTATATGAATAGTTATTTAGTTTCGACATCTGCCCTTCTTCGGAAAGAAAGTCGTGGAGCCCATATTCGGGCAGATTTTCCGAAAGAGGAGTTGTTTTGGAAAGATCAACAAATTATTCATACAGTGAATCAAGTAGAAGTTAGGAGTTGTTTTTATGAACATGATCAAGTTAGAACTTATGCTTAAAGACTTTTTTATGGAAGATATTGGTGATGGTGATCTCAGTGGTGAATCCATTTTTTCCAATGATGAACGCGGAAGCTTTTCACTCATTGCAAAAGAATCGG encodes:
- the rpmA gene encoding 50S ribosomal protein L27, coding for MLRLDLQFFASKKGVGSTKNGRDSIAKRLGAKRADGQFVTGGSILYRQRGTKIYPGENVGRGGDDTLFAKTDGIVRFERMGRDKKKVSVYPVAQEA
- a CDS encoding IscS subfamily cysteine desulfurase, which gives rise to MKYFDYAATTPIDEEALRVYKEASLHFFGNSSSLHDCGTNALFVVEQCKETLGEILGVDAKGIYFTSGGTEGNVLSIISMARGAKQRGMHIISSMAEHTSVHSALAFLEKEGFEITKIPFLKNGQIDLQQLESSIRKDTILITIQHVNSEIGTIQPIQDIAKMTENKGILFHTDCVQSFGKLDLKTITPYVDSLTISSHKIYGPKGVGAVYIDPACKWEAVFPLLTHEDGFRGGTLNVPGIASFISAAEQMAKTDNHLEMEWELRTLLKTAIGNEASFFEGDDRSQLPTIVGVALNQMEGQLVMLECNRHGFAISTGSACQAKHEGETKAIQAMGYPIEVAKRFFRISFGKMTTKEEILTLGQLIKEIGQS
- the nadB gene encoding L-aspartate oxidase, translating into MCKTITNVIIIGSGISALQLSKYISEPLNVIIITKLATTVSNSYKAQGGIASVLSEKDQFTFHIQDTLTAGRFHQSEEAVNRLVQEGSAIVKGLVQEGLPVDRDSDGHIDLGLEGAHSQKRIVHCGGDATGKHVVDYLLETIHDRVTIMEHEFAYELLLTEDRSQVIGVKTKNEQGEIKEYFAQHIVLASGGMGGLYPYTSNQSVIFGDGIAMAYRAGAELTDLEFIQFHPTLLYVNGETKGLVSEAVRGEGGILVDEDGKRIMENVHPLKDLAPRHVTAFEIYKTRNQGKNVFLNITDIDHFSSKFPTITKLCEENGISIEKGLIPVTPGSHFLMGGILIDAFGRTSLKGLYAIGETACSGVHGANRLASNSLLEGLVFGKRTAEFINHAPIETFPESTVFSYQSAIHQDEVEDLSKTELQQSMMEHLFVVRDEQSIQEQIDWLRSHHVESFFQRSLEQLSIDKIQLVFMYMNSYLVSTSALLRKESRGAHIRADFPKEELFWKDQQIIHTVNQVEVRSCFYEHDQVRTYA
- the pheA gene encoding prephenate dehydratase, with the translated sequence MTIAFLGPAATFTDLAVRKAFPTEDRTPCLTIPRCMDLVVAGEVDLAVVPLENALEGTVNLTIDYLYHEANLTIIGEIIAPIQQHLMVHPDHAKRWKEVEKILSHPHAIAQCHKFLHNQFPHTRCEQSTSTAAAAQFISEHPEYRYAAIGNALSAESYQLVIAKENIHDYTFNHTRFIILSKGENRQIDLPLKKTQDKTTIMVTLPTDNPGALHQVLSAFAWRHINLSKIESRPLKTGLGNYFFIIDIGQKMDEVLLPSAFKEMEALGCKVTVIGSYSSYLI
- a CDS encoding Rne/Rng family ribonuclease, whose product is MNQLVISTKGREKRLAVYKNQELEQLHVFQPGQSSLVGNIYYGIVTKVEAGMNACFVQIGTEKNGYLHRDQFPNHQHQPIQKLVHQGQKIIVQVKKDGTGSKGPRLTAIIEWSGELLIYMPKGRYVATSKKVSNQEKREKWKRWGEKNKREEEGVLLRTAAFSKTKEMILNEWNALRNKQEQLEKQTQHVKAPKLLYEKNDFFEEIILQLHHLESGVLVTDDRTLVQKLSEEEKVDFSLWTIDYHYSSSDLSFDHQLDIEIEKALKTIVWLPSGGFIVIEPTEAMTVIDVNTGKFTGKTLQEETIVQTNLQAAKELTRQMQLRDLSGMIIVDFIDMKNEEHRKKVKQVVEQQIKKDVKHAKVHEMTSLGLLQITRKKTKKSLTETITSPCPACLGKGRVKSAETIAFQLERKILEFALDDHEAILLEMTEDVHDIFVGEQSRDLSHLETLIKKTLFYRTSQSAIPYGEILRFGTKNELKEIGKRL
- a CDS encoding ACT domain-containing protein, translated to MEELQVGNKELDQKFYLVREDVLPEAMKKTLEAKELIERGKAQSVFEAVQKVDLSRSAFYKYRDTVFPFHTIVKEKIISLFFYLEDRSGTLSELLALVAQYHCNILTIHQTIPLQGRANVTLSLNVTDMSIDLEELLSRLRRLEFVDKVDVLGSGA
- the rplU gene encoding 50S ribosomal protein L21, with product MYAIIETGGKQVKVEEGQTIYIEKVNAAEGDTVTFDQVLFVGGDNVQVGSPIVEGATVTAKVEKQGRAKKLVVFKYKPKKNYRRKQGHRQPYTKVVIEKINA
- the obgE gene encoding GTPase ObgE, which encodes MFVDQVKIYIKGGDGGNGMVAFRREKYVPKGGPAGGDGGKGADVIFEVDEGLRTLMDFRYQRHFKAPRGEHGMSKNQHGKNAADMIVKVPPGTVVRDEDTGELIADLTSHGQMAVVAKGGRGGRGNSRFATPANPAPELCENGEPGQERYVILELKLLADVGLVGFPSVGKSTLLSVVSSAKPKIAEYHFTTIVPNLGMVETEDGRSFVMADLPGLIEGAHAGVGLGHQFLRHIERTRVIVHVIDMSGMEGRDPYEDYVTINNELKEYNLRLTERPQLIVANKMDIPGAEENLKDFKEKLPEDVRIFPISAITKKGLRELLFAIADQLEKTAEFPLSESEEEQVTERVLYKHEESTQEFIITRESDGTFVVSGEKIERLFKMTDFTRDETVKRFARQLRSMGVDEALRQRGARNGDTVKLLEYEFEFVD
- a CDS encoding transcription repressor NadR; amino-acid sequence: MAPGKKVLGEERRDFILKLLKKSHHPITGSEFSKKTNVSRQVIVNDITLLKARNEPIIATSQGYFYLSSSPQETIIERTVACIHSPEETENELNLLVDQGVMVKDVRVEHPIYGDLTASIMVSNRKEVDQFMQKVRETKASFLSQLTNGVHLHTLCAKDRVTLDEAVHALHENGYLFEEFE
- a CDS encoding Spo0B C-terminal domain-containing protein, producing the protein MKNDWTIIQLMQQTRHDWMNKIQLIKGNIDLNRIDRVKDIIDDIILEARQESKLTNLKMPRFAQLLLTYNWTNSFLRLEYEIIDEDLELHVDDEQLTDWCEAFLYKLEISLQPYGENHLYISLEKSLNDHVRFFFDFGGIIKDKDAMIEWLQLAEKEQMVHKINILHLSEREFSFELLLHNAKK
- a CDS encoding ribosomal-processing cysteine protease Prp; the protein is MIKVLIQKDSSGKIRSFTMDGHANFSKHGKDIVCAGASAVSFGTLNAIMSITKVEPIIEQGDDGGYIKCVFPNDLPESVEEQVQLLLEGMIVSLQTIERDYGKYIKITFQ
- a CDS encoding M50 family metallopeptidase gives rise to the protein MSKFLLLLSKVHIHPLLWIVMAIAIFTGYFTELWMVLFIVVIHELGHSFAAQYFSWRVRKISFLPFGGVAEMDEHGNRPLKEEFIVILAGPLQHVWMAIAALLLERFGFFPGIQYDVFLQYNWMILLFNLLPIWPLDGGKLLMLVLCRNHTFLHALKWSILSSLILLSSISLLTILISPTHLHLWFVMLYLYVSLWKEWKQRHFVFMRFLLERYYGKKSAVVQLVPLHVSVDSTLPVILEQFQRGVKHPIIVFQNGEEKGQLDENEVLHAFFTEKQTTAKINDLLYLY